The uncultured Treponema sp. genomic interval GCCGATTCAAAAAAAAGACAACGGGCAACTGGCTTCTATAATCCGCGCAATATTTGAAGAGTTCGACGCGCCAAAAGAAAATTCAGTTTATTCAGACAAGGCAACAGATTTTCTTTTTGAAACATTCAGCGAAAATAAAAAATCAGAATATTTTGTTGCGGAACAGAACGGAAAAATTCTTGGCGGCTGCGGATATTTTCCAACCGAAGGACTTCCGGCGGATTGCGCAGAAATTGTAAAATTTTATCTTTGCCCGGATTCACGCGGAATGAAAATCGGAACAAAACTTTTCAGACTTGTTGAAGAACGCGCAAAACTTGCGGGCTACAAAAAACTTTACATTGAATCGTTCCCGCAGTTTTCAAGCGCAGTTTCAATGTACAAGAAAAACGGCTTTGCAGAACTTTCTTCACGGCTTGGAAATTCCGGGCACACTGCGACAACAATTCATTTGATAAAAGAAATTTAAAACGACCGGCACGCCATGTATGCGATTGTAAGCGCGTCCTTTGCGATATTTTTTATAACTGCGTATTCGTTCGGCTGATGCGCAAGCTCATCCATCGTTGACCAGACAACAGCATCAATGTCGACGTTTCTAAGTCCTGCGGCAACAGTTCCGCCTCCAATGCCAACAAAGCGCGGTTCGATTCCGTGGACATTCTTAATGGCTTCAAAAAGTTCTTTTGCAACAGGAGATTCCACAGACGTTGCTTTTGACTGTTCAGCCTGAAGCTCTTCAACTTGAATTTTCACGCCGTAAATTTCTTCAGTTTCCCGAATAATTTTATTCACTTCCGCGCGCACTTGGTCAAGAGAATACTGCGGAAGAATGCGGCAGTCCGCGCAGAAAACATCATCGCCCGGAATTATATTCACGCCGGAAACATTCTGGTATTGCATTGTCGGCTCAAAAGTTGAACGTGAAGGCTCAAACATTTTGTCATGCGCACTGAAAACTTTTTCAAGTCCGTGAACCTTTAAAGCAAGATAGCTTGAAGCAAGTTTTGCATTGCAGCCTTGATCAGGACGAGAACCATGCGCCTGTTTTCCAATTGTGTGAAACTTAAGCCAAAGAATATTTTTTTCCGCGACTTCGATTGTCTGACCTAAAGAATCTCCGCCGTCAGGAATAAGAATTCTGTCATTTGCTCCAAAAATGTCCTTGTGGTTTTCTATCAGAAAATTCATTCCGTACTTTGAGCCGACTTCTTCATCAGCCATAAAAAGAAGCTTGATTGTATGAGCAGGAACAATATTTTGCTTTACAAAACTCAACGCCGCAAGAACTCCGCTGCAAAGTCCCTGCTGATTGTCTTCAACTCCTCTGCCAAATATTTTTCCGTCCTTTTCAACAGCTTGCCACGGATTTGTATTCCACATAGAAAGCTCGCCAACAGGAACAACATCAAGATGCGCGCAAACCCAAATGCAAAAATCATTTTTTTCACCCGGAATTTCAGCGACCAAATTCGGACGAAATCCGGCAGGA includes:
- a CDS encoding DUF4491 family protein, which encodes MLNFYGLIIAFVSFFVIGIFHPIVIKGEYYFSEKIWPAFLAAGILLCAVSVFTSGIVSILCALTGSACIWSIKELKEQTKRVQKGWFPQNKKRSQNASTQEKISEAIIIRPIQKKDNGQLASIIRAIFEEFDAPKENSVYSDKATDFLFETFSENKKSEYFVAEQNGKILGGCGYFPTEGLPADCAEIVKFYLCPDSRGMKIGTKLFRLVEERAKLAGYKKLYIESFPQFSSAVSMYKKNGFAELSSRLGNSGHTATTIHLIKEI
- a CDS encoding M20 family metallo-hydrolase; the protein is MNSDFEKIKNYIENNTCSMVELEKLLTSIPALAPENGGEGEEKKCAALENWLLSNGIKNLKHYDAPDSRVPAGFRPNLVAEIPGEKNDFCIWVCAHLDVVPVGELSMWNTNPWQAVEKDGKIFGRGVEDNQQGLCSGVLAALSFVKQNIVPAHTIKLLFMADEEVGSKYGMNFLIENHKDIFGANDRILIPDGGDSLGQTIEVAEKNILWLKFHTIGKQAHGSRPDQGCNAKLASSYLALKVHGLEKVFSAHDKMFEPSRSTFEPTMQYQNVSGVNIIPGDDVFCADCRILPQYSLDQVRAEVNKIIRETEEIYGVKIQVEELQAEQSKATSVESPVAKELFEAIKNVHGIEPRFVGIGGGTVAAGLRNVDIDAVVWSTMDELAHQPNEYAVIKNIAKDALTIAYMACRSF